The following DNA comes from Paenibacillus crassostreae.
GATTAATATTTTTATTTGTTTCAATGATTTCACCTAACGTACCCACATTTCTGACGTTCGAGCGGCTTAAGGTGCGTAGCACCGGGTCGTTAGACTTAGCCAGTTGAATGTGTCGCCTGAATAAGCTTCTCCGAAAATTCCCTTGGCGACCAAGGAGCGTCAGCGACGATGGAGGAATGTAATGTTAGGTGATGTATGCTCTTCTCGATTATTCAATCACAATATTATTTATTCTTCTTGCTTCTTTTGTTCCTTCAACTGGATAAAGAAACCATTCAATATCCGTTAATTCACCAGTTTCAGATCTACTTAATTTATGAGTAATTTCAATTAGATTGGATAAAAAGTAGGAAAAAGATAAATCATTAATTCTATAAACACTAGTAGATGGTCTTTGATTATTTATTTCTGGATTCCCTTCAGGCCAATGCTTAATAAATAATGATTCTCCAATTGCAATATGATTTACTAAACCTCTAGACTCTTCTTTAATAACATTTTCTAAATTCGACCCCTCAGAAAAGTCAATATTCCCTTCATAATCATAATAAAAGATTCCATTAAAGATCTGCCTGTTCACCAACCCATTAATCGCTTCCGCCTTTACAAGAACATCTTTAAATAAATTAGATCTAAACTTACTTTTAACTTCAATAACACCAACAACGTTTCTTGGATGAACAATAACAAAATCACCTTCATTAAAGATGATTGGACAATTATTCTCATAGATTATTAAATCAATTTGAGTTGAAATGGATTCGTTATCTCCGTATTTCATAATAAATCCAGTGCCTACGGATAAATTGCTAGGTAAATGTTTTTTTAGATAATTCATTAAAATTACTTCTTTATATCGTCCCTCTTCACCCCAATGTGAATTACCAATCAACAATCTTACTCTATCTTTAATAACTGAAAATTCTTTCGAAATAGAAGAATGATAACGTCCAATATCAATATTAATCATATTTCTTCTCCTTTAAGTTTGGTTTAGCATATTTCACCTAACGTTTGCACATTTCTCACGTTCAAGCGGCTTAAGTGACCAAAGGGAACGGGTCGTCAGACTTAGCCGGTTGAATGTGTCGCCTGAATCCGCTTCCCCGATATCCCTCTTGGCGACCAAGGAGCGCCAGCGACGACGCAAAAATGTAATGTTATATGATGGGGATGCCTTCTTTGAGTATACTTAAATAGTGTTTAACTTTTATTTATTTTTTCTGTTTTGATACATCTTTTTAAGTGTGTTATTATATATTTAATAAAGACCAAGTGCTGCGAACACTTGGTCAGTACAATTGGCTTGGATGGTATATTCCCTTCTAAGTCTTACAGGAATCAAAACCCACCTTAGGCTACTAATCTTTTGGGTGGGTTTTGATTTTCTCTTGTTGTTATTATTAATGTATGTTAAAAGAGCAAGGATAAACATTCCAAATAGGAACATAATCGTTATTGCATCTTTTACTTCCATTGCTTCACCTCCTTTCGAAGGGAAACCATGCCCACCCAAGATTCAATTGTATCTATATTTTACCTTTATTTTCATCTGCGTACAAGCGTTCCTATATACTTTTGATTTATGTATTTTATGATTTTAATATACGTATTTTGTCTGCATCCCTTTCATATAACGTTCGTGTGTTCACGACGTCCCACCACCTTAAGCCCAAAGGGCGGCCGCGATGCGGTTAGGTGGTGCGGATGTGTCCGGCTGATTACGCTTCCCTGCTGCTGAATTGCTCCACTCGAATTCACTTCCCTACTACTGCCGGACCGAGGGCCGAATGGCTCGAAGTGTGAACATGTTGTTAACTGATGTTCCGGCCATCTTCGAAACACTCAATATTCCATTCTTTATTAAGATATAAAAATTCCTTTGCAGTTTCTCTTATAAAGTTCATGACTTTATCATTCTTAAAGTAAATCGGTGTGATTTGGGGTTCATTATTTAAATCTTCTAACCAGTTTATCTTACAGTCCCTATATTGATTGATTTCAAGTTGTGTAAGAAACGGATCTACTGAATATCCCTTAGCTTGTTCAAGTTTTACTAATAATTTATCTTTACTTTCTAAAGCTCTTAAAAGATAAAATTCTACTTGACTAACTTCATTATTATAAGTTTTTCGAATTTCATTCTTATCGCCATTGTAGTTATTCTCGAAATCCGTATAAATTGTTTCCGTCCATCTTAGATCCGTATAGATATGCGAAAAATAACCCACTACAAAGCTCTTCCATTCCGGTTCCATTCGCTTCGGTAAATATTCCCGATACCTTTCCATGATTAATTCCTTGTTCGGTAATTTACCATTATGTACAAGATGGGTCACTCCTTTTTCTTCCCTTGATATCTGACCCCTCATGTGAATAGCATCTGGAGAGATACTTCCTAATAAAAGATTAGGACTAGGATCACCAAATGATAGAATTTCTGATATTGCAAAATGCACCATAGGCCAAGGCATATTATCTAACTCCTTCGAAAATCTTTCAATCACGTTCTTGCCGGAATTTCAGTTAACTCCTAATCTGCGCACTCGTTTATCCGTCTAATAGACGAGTGCGTTTAGGTCTCTTCAAAGGGATGATAGGCGAAGCCTATTCATCCTCTTCGAACCCTATCATTCGATCCAGAGGGCTCTGGATGCGACGGATATCTTTAATACTTACGTGGGTGTAGATTTCAGTGGTCTTTGAACTTGCATGACCTAGTAATTCCTGAATATACCGAAGATCCGTTCCATTCTCTAATAAGTGAGTAGCAAAAGAGTGCCGTAGGGTGTGTACTGTAGCTGGTTTAGATATACCCGCTTTACGTATTGCCCTTTCAAATACTTGCTGTACAGAACGTTCCGTGATGTGATGATCAAGCCCTTTTCCACCTGGGAATAAGTATTTGATGATCGGTTGATTCTTCATATAATTCTGTAACAGATCATACGCTGCAGTAGAGAGAACGGTGAAGCGATCTTTCCCTCCTTTTCCTTGGCGGATATGTATCGTTCTGCGTTCAGGGTCAATATCCTGCTTCGTTAAACGTACGGCTTCACCGATTCGAATACCTGAAGAGTAGATCAACGCTAACAGTGTACGATGCTTCATATGCTGTACAGACTTTAGGATCTTTGATACTTCAATTGTTGAAAGGACCACGGGTAGTTTTTTTTGCCGTTTAGGCCTAATCCTCAGATTTGGATCACTACGTCCTAGTACGGTAACATGCCAGAAGCGTAGAGCGCTGACCGCTTGATTCACATAAGAAGATGATCGAGACTCTTCATGTAGATTCAACAAATACGCTCGTGTATGCTTTAATTCGGCATCTTTTAACGGAACAGGAAGCATTCGTAGGTAACGTTCAGCATGACCCATATACGCCTTTTGCGTCTTGGTACTATATCCCTTCAACTTCATACCCTCTCTTAATCTTTGTAATGCAATCTTCTCTTCTGCCGTTTGAAGCTGTAATAGTTCAGGGAACATCTCACCCAATTGAGCGTCGCCTAACTTCACAGGTATATCCTTTAATACATGACATAAGAACAGTATAGCTGACTTCGTACCTGGAATTTCCCACTGTTTCTCTGCAACATTCCACTTCCGACCAGGGACACTTCTGACAGCCTCAATCCACTCTTGGATATAAGGCATTCCTACAATTACATCACCATTGTCTGCCATCTTCAACGTAATATACTGATCCTCAGAGTATACATTCGCTTTCACCAATCCATTCTCCTTCCAAAATATACTATTCACACTGCTACATTTACACGCAAAAAGACAGACCGCTCAATAGAGCAATCTGCCTTCCGGTGCTTCCGCAAGTTTACATATTTATTTCCTCAATATCGTGAATCTAGCCAGATCAACCAGCCTACTTACTCGCCCCAATGCTTCGCAATAAAGGGATCTCTCCCAGATTGCTCACGATCTTCCTTGTAATGCTTCGGGTTCTTGTGATGATAGTCTTGATGATACTCTTCTGCTTCGTAGAATGGTTCGGCAGGAATAATCTCCGTGACGATGGGTCCGGGAAATCTCCCACTAAGAGCAACTTGATCCTTGGAAGCTAGAGCCGCAGCAAATTGCTGTTCGTTATGATAGAAGATGGCTGTCCGATATTGTGGCCCTCGATCTTGGAATTGTCCACCTGCATCCGTTGGATCAATTTGCGGCCAGTATAACTCTAGTAACCTTTCATAAGGGAAAACATCCGAATCAAACGTAATCTGTACTGCTTCATAGTGGCCCGTGGTTCCTGTCTTCACTTCTTCATATGTTGGGTTGACCTTAGTGCCCCCAGTATATCCCGATACAATACCATGAATGCCCGGCAATTCCTCAAAAGGAGATACCATGCACCAGAAGCATCCTCCCGCAAAAGTTGCTTGTTCCATGTTCCCTGCCTTCTCTCCGTTGTCTAATCTATATCATACTTAATGACCTAGAAATTTAATATTGTTAATCATCCTACATCGAAGGTTTCTTCATCACAGTGAATGTTTCTATACCTACCTTAACGGTACTACCAACCAAATTCTCTAATGTAACCTCTGGTAGTTTCACAGTAATGGAGCTCTTGTATTCTTCTATGTTGATGATCGGCATAGATGCTTGTCCACCTGATCCCGCTTCACCTGAATGGGTCGCATCATCGGTTCCTGTCACAGCTCCTGAGT
Coding sequences within:
- a CDS encoding DUF6602 domain-containing protein, with translation MINIDIGRYHSSISKEFSVIKDRVRLLIGNSHWGEEGRYKEVILMNYLKKHLPSNLSVGTGFIMKYGDNESISTQIDLIIYENNCPIIFNEGDFVIVHPRNVVGVIEVKSKFRSNLFKDVLVKAEAINGLVNRQIFNGIFYYDYEGNIDFSEGSNLENVIKEESRGLVNHIAIGESLFIKHWPEGNPEINNQRPSTSVYRINDLSFSYFLSNLIEITHKLSRSETGELTDIEWFLYPVEGTKEARRINNIVIE
- a CDS encoding tyrosine-type recombinase/integrase, encoding MKANVYSEDQYITLKMADNGDVIVGMPYIQEWIEAVRSVPGRKWNVAEKQWEIPGTKSAILFLCHVLKDIPVKLGDAQLGEMFPELLQLQTAEEKIALQRLREGMKLKGYSTKTQKAYMGHAERYLRMLPVPLKDAELKHTRAYLLNLHEESRSSSYVNQAVSALRFWHVTVLGRSDPNLRIRPKRQKKLPVVLSTIEVSKILKSVQHMKHRTLLALIYSSGIRIGEAVRLTKQDIDPERRTIHIRQGKGGKDRFTVLSTAAYDLLQNYMKNQPIIKYLFPGGKGLDHHITERSVQQVFERAIRKAGISKPATVHTLRHSFATHLLENGTDLRYIQELLGHASSKTTEIYTHVSIKDIRRIQSPLDRMIGFEEDE
- the msrA gene encoding peptide-methionine (S)-S-oxide reductase MsrA, with product MEQATFAGGCFWCMVSPFEELPGIHGIVSGYTGGTKVNPTYEEVKTGTTGHYEAVQITFDSDVFPYERLLELYWPQIDPTDAGGQFQDRGPQYRTAIFYHNEQQFAAALASKDQVALSGRFPGPIVTEIIPAEPFYEAEEYHQDYHHKNPKHYKEDREQSGRDPFIAKHWGE